The Leishmania infantum JPCM5 genome chromosome 15 DNA window TCCATACAAGAGCATGATTTGTTCGTCCTCGTGGTTTCCGCGAAGCATAGTCATGTGCCGCGGAGAAATAATCTTGAGAGCGAGCAGTGTCACAACGACCTCAACGGAGCGAGCGCCGCGGTCGACATAATCGCCAAGGAACAGAAAGCTGTATGTTTTATCATCGATCGATGAGCTGGTCTCTTTACGTGCCTTCTTCGCATCAGTTCCGAAAACGGTGCCTCCAAGCGGTGGGCACCGCTTGAAAATGTTAACCAAGTCGTAGTACTGCCCGTGTAGATCACCGCAAGCGTAAACAGGGGAATCTACTTCGACAACCATCGGCTCACTGGCTATTATAGCGCGTGCCTTGATGAGAATCTGCACGATGAGGCCCTCAGGAATGCGCTGCTCTTCCAAAACTTTGCTCGTGTAGCGCTCGGGAAGAAGTTCTAAAAGGCGGTAAAGCACATCATTCTCTTTTTCCACAGAGAGAGTATCTGTAGGAAGGCTACTGAGCGTACACATGGACAGATCCACGGTGAATCTCCCTCGCTTCGTGTGTGCCATTTGCGCATAATCACCTGAGACTCTCAGTTGCTGTAGCTGCAATCGACGATAAATTTTGAGAAAGAGTCGCGCCGCTTTCAAGTGTGTAACGTGGTGCAGTTGGCATCAGCGACAAAGGGAGATAAAGAAAGCAGACGTGGACATAGGGAAATAATCGGAGCATGGGTTATTTATTTCAATGTGTCATTCTACCGCGAACACGTCAGCAAGTATACCCCTTAACAGCCACACCTCACCGGCCTCTATTGCACTGCGGCCAAAATCGGGCCGTCTAGGACGAGCCGCTCTACCAACGAATCGATGGTCATGCGCCTTGCGGGCTTTTCCTATTTTTCCTCGCCCTTTCTTAGCTTAAGTGCTGCGCGATCAGCGCCAGACAAGACTCGAGGCGCACAGAATGCCGTGAACCAAGCAGGCCTGGCCAAGGGTCGTGCTCGCGGGTGAAAGCTTTGGCGTCCGTCGTGCTGGTAGAGAGCGCTCTACgtgcatgccggatgagcCCAAACACAGAGTCGGCCAGTGTAAGTTTAGGGCCCTCGGAGATGGCAACCGGAGCAATAACAACAAGAAAGATGGCGCCTCTTCTCACCCGACGGAGCCCAGACGAAGATTGCCAGGTTGTTAGTTGTGATGCCAGTAAAGGGCCTGCAAGCCCCCTATCAGCAACTGAGGGATGCCaatcgaggaggagcaatTGCAGACCTGGTCACCCCACAACAAaaagacagaaaaaaaaatagtaACATGAGGAAAAACTTGGGCAGGCTACTGGTCGTTGGCAGTAATATACTTCACAGTCTTTTCAGCTATTTTTGTTGTCGCTAGTCGGTTCTGTAGAAGATATCCTGCTTTTCTGCACGCTTAGCTCTCGTCATCACCACCAGAAACTGAGGCATAGACGAGGGTGGGAGGCTCATCATCGAACACAGATTCATTCTGCTCAGCCCGCGGCTGAGAGCGACTCCGCTTCCGAGACGCGGACACTCCTGGCTCTCTAACAGAGCGGAATGGCTCGGGTGTCCAAGAAAGCAGGGAAGCCGGTGGAGTGCCAGGGGCGAAATAGCAGTCGGCGCTGCTAAGAATGCACCCGCTCAAGATGACTGCGCTTACTGCAGGTCCAGTGCCTCTCTgaaacagcagcaggcgaacTCGATCCCCAGTGAAAAGCTTCAGCTTCACGGGAACGGAAAACTGGGCGGTGTCAGTTACTGCTAGGGGAACTGGAGGACCAACTGCCTTGCCATCGGAGTCAAGGCGCTGCATGAAGAGGCACACTCGTCGCAGTGAAGTTCCTGCTACGGAGGCCTTAAAGACTATAGAAGATACCTCGATCGAGTTCACCGTTGGCGCTACGGGGACTTGCAGGTCGGTTGAGTGGGTTGCTGCTTTTAAGGCGTTCGCACCCTCCACCTCGATCGAGAAGAACATCGGGACATCTGTCAGCCCGTTTTCCTCTTCGAAAACAGAGTAGAGGGATTTCCTGAATGGTAGCCCCGCTTTTTCGAGCATGATGAACACTACAGGAGAGATACCTCCCTCTACGTGAAAAAAACTGAGGAGGTATGGGAAAGCGAAAAAGCGCTGGAAACGAGAGGACGAGAGAATTAGTTAACATGAAGTTTCTTTTTAAGCCTCCGCTTCCAAAACTGGCAGGAAACCTATCCTTCCACCATAGTGCCGATTGCAGAACCACAGATAAAGCAGATGGCGAGTGGAGTGAAGATGAAAAGCAGTTGATGATGGTTTTTCTTATTTGGGAGGGTGCAGTTCCGGGTTAAACTCGATTCGGCTGCAAGAGGCGACCGCAGTGCTTCTGAGGTCCTCTCGCACGATTCGTTGTCACACCGCGGGGTGCTATAGTGATGCTTGTGCGGCACGACGTACTATTGTGCTCGAAAAGAGCTGCCCGTATGCAACAAAAGGGTCCGATAAACACGCTtctgtggggggggggctgtgTGTGGCTACAATCCCACTCCTCCCTTTCGCTCAAGTTTTCCTCCGTGAACCATAATGCGAGCACCTTTTCAAGGCTACTGCCACAGGTTTCCCCCGTCCGTTGCTCTTGCTGGCTTGAAAAAAGCACATGAACTCTGATAAAGCTAGTCCTTGCGCTCAAGGTGCGCTGAGACAGCGTTTTGGTcttgctctcttcttccacTTCTGTTACTCTCggcacccccccctctttgCCGCTCAAGGGATTTTTCGAAAGTGCTGATTCCCCTTGATCGATGGCAAGGCTTGTCAACGGTAAAATGCTATGGCTAGACACTTGCCCAGTGCCTTTAAGCTTCTCCCCGTGCGAAAGGGTGTCTTCCCTATCTAACGATAGGTGCTCTTCTGCATTTGTGCCATGGCTTCTCAACAGGTTGCCGAGTGTAGGGCGGCCACCTAGAGTACTCTGTAGCAGCACTATGGCAAAACTACGTCCATACACTTCCACTCCTGTTTAtcgccttttcttttccgtcgCTTGTCTAGAACGCACGCCGTCCTCGCTCGCAGTCTCGtcgccccccacccctagtagcgcctctcttttttttccggccACAATGAGCTCCGCATCTGCGTATGGTCTGGACGGGCAAGCGAGGTCGCTGTGCTCGCTGTATCACCCATCGCTAAATTCCCAGGAGTGTCACCGCTTTCTCATCGGAACCGCCAACCCTTCAGTGGAGAACAAGATTCACCTCATCGAGTATCAGGACGACACAAAATCGTTAGAGTGTGCCACGGTATGGTCACACAACGACCCAGTGATGGGTTTGTGGTGCTCACCCTCTCTTTCGGCGGACAGTCTCCTCGCTGTCTCATCGCTGCAGAACTTGGAGGTTTTCCAAATTTCGGAAAATGTATTGAGTGAGCCCAAGTGCATTGCCACAATGAACAAGAGCTACAGCTGTGTGTTATGGGATTTGGACGGGCTCCAGAGAGAATTCAGGGCAGTCCATCAAAACACGCTGATCACGGTCTTGTTGAGTTCCTCTAAGCTCGGTTCGGAAACGGTCAACTACACAAGTAGCGGAGGAGCCattcgctgcgccgccttaGCGCCTTACGACCCCAATCTCTGCCTTATTTCTTGTGATTCTGATGGGCTGCAGCTTGTTGATCTGCGCAGCAAAAAAGCTTCTTCCTTCGCGGCCACTAAGTACAGCCACGGTTTCGGCTACACGACGGCGGTCGACTTTGATCGTTTAAAGCCCGGGCAGTTTCTCTCCGCAGGCACGGACGGCTACGTGTACATTCACGACATCCGCTACAATGCCTCCTGCTCTCTCGCAATGCTGCGGCACATAAAAGCACATGAGCACGCGGTGCAGAGCTGCTTGTTCAACTCATTTCGAGACGAACTTGTTCTGTCATGTAGCTCAGATGAAACTGTCAAGCTGTGGGATGTTGAGCAGAACAACGAACCAAAGTGCCTTCGGCGACTAGCAGACTACGGAGACAGCGTTGTTGCCCTCTGTTGGAGTGGCAATAGCCCGTGGGTTTTTGCAGGCTTGTCTTTCAACGGAAAACTCCTCGTCGACACCGTTCccaacgaaaagaaaatgAGCATTTTGCTCGACGAAAAGAAGTGGTGTGAGACCTGACAGTGTATTTTATTGTTGTTTTGTTCTCTTCACATACTTCCCTTTCTCCTGCCTTTAAAGAAAGGGTTTTGGGTTAGATGCTTGTAGGTCGACCGACACGCAGAAGCTGCTCTTCAGTGATGATGATAATTATCGCAATACGTGCTGCCGCTTTGTGTGGGCTCTTAGACAACTTTCTGAAAGCTGCCGTTGAAAAAGAAGATAATAGCGGGAAGAGGTCGTTGAGACAGTTGTATCACGTGCTTTTTTTATGCGAACCGCGGAATAAGTGAGTTCCTGCCACGATTTACGTCGATGGCAACGCTCTGTGCGTAAAAAGAGGACTTATTACTGGCGTTCTGAAAAGGGGAAGACTTCCTTGCTTTGAGTGCCTCACGTCAGGTTTTTCTTTGGCCATTCATGCCCTCCCTCAAAATatctctgcttctctttcgctTCTTTCCTTTGTGTGCCCACAATCATACCGCTGAGCACATTTCTTCCACTAATAATACTGCTTCATTTTGCTTTGACGGACTGAGGAAAGTCACCTTCACGTATTTTTTTCTAATCGCACCACAAAACAGTAAAAGGCCTTTCCGATGTCGTCCCTCGAAGAGCTCCGTAAGCAGATAGAGGCTATTGCCTCCCAGATCGCAGACAACAAAAAGACAAAGGGTACTGACAGTGATGAGTACAAGTCGCTGGTGAAGCAGATGGGTATGCTGCGCAGCCAGCTTCCGCAGGATGAGAAGAAGGCGAAAAAAGACAAGACGGTAGAGCCGTCGTACTTCGAGTCGCGCCTGGCAATGGTCAAGGAGATGGGTCTCCTCGGCGCTGCCTACCCCCACAAGTACCATCGTCAATACACGATTCCTCAGTATCGCAGGAAGTACGCGCCTTTGCTCACAGAGCCCGACACATCCCTCGACGAAACGGTGACAATCGCGGGCCGCATCATCAATAAGCGTAGCTCCGGCTCGAAGCTGCACTTCATTACTATCCAGGGCGATATGGAGACTGTGCAGGTGATTTCTGCTCTTACTGACTACATCGACCAGTCCAAGTTCGCCGAGATCCACTCTAAGCTGAAGCGCGGGGATATCATCGGCATTGCAGGTAGGCCGTCCCTATCCAAGAGCAGCGAGTTCTCCCTCAAGGCAACCGAGATTACGCTTCTTTCAACTTGCTACCACATGCTCCCCGACGACTACTTCGGCCTTTCTTCCTTTGAGCAGCGCTTCCGTCAACGCTACCTCGACTTTATTGTCAACCGCGACAATATCAAGACCTTCATTCAGCGTGCAAACATCATCAAGTACATTCGCAAATTTTTTGATGAGCGGGACTTCGTGGAGGTCGAGACGCCAATGCTCAACCAAATCGCTGGTGGAGCCGCGGCGCGTCCTTTTGTGACGCACCACAACGACCTCAACCAGACCATGTTCCTGCGTATCGCGCCGGAGCTGTACCTGAAGGAGCTCGTCGTCGGTGGCATGGATCGCGTGTACGAAATCGGCAAGCAATTCCGTAACGAGGGCATCGACCTGACCCACAACCCCGAATTCACAAGCTGCGAGGCGTACTGGGCATACATGGACTACCACGATTGGATGACCGCAACGGAGGACCTTCTGTATGGTCTGGCCATGGAGCTTCACGGCTCGCCAATCGTTCGCTATGCGCCGAAGGACTCAGAGGGCAAGCCACTGCCAGAGGTTACTTTCAACTTCAACAAGCCGTTCAAGCGTCTGCACATTATTCCGGAGCTGGAAAAGCGCTTGCAGGTATCCTTTGACAACGTTGACTTCGAGTCCGATGCGGGCATTCAGTTTCTGATGGACCTGTGCGAAAAGCATAAGGCCGACTGCCCTCCACCGTACACGGCGCCTCGCCTTCTCGATGCCCTGATCGCTGAGTTCCTTGAGCCCGAGTGCCACGACCCCTGCTTCATCTGCGATCACCCTCGCGTGATGTCGCCTCTCGCCAAGTGGCACCGCAACGACCCCCGCCTGACGGAGCGCTTTGAGCTGTTCGTCAACAAGAAGGAGCTTGCTAATGCGTACACCGAGCTGAACAACCCTATCGTCCAACGTGAGGAGTTCGTTAAACAGCTGCGGAACCGCGACAAGGGCGATGACGAATCTATGGAGATCGATGAGGGCTTCGTCGCAGCATTGgagcacgcgctgccgcccactGGTGGATGGGGTCTTGGCATCGACCGCCTTGTGATGTTCCTCACAAGTCAGTCCAACATCAAGGAAGTGCTTCTGTTCCCTGCCATGAAGCCTGAAGGCAAGAACGCGATTAGCTACCCTCCGGGCACGATGCTCAATGGTCAGGGTGTTCCCCTGCTGTAGTAGTACTCTAAcgttttccttttgttttttttcgccCTTTTTTATGACTGTGATTCTCTTcgtcgaagcagcagcgatgaaaGTACGAGGTGGCTATAGTGGTACATGTCTGTCAGTTTCGCCTCGCTTCTCTAATGGCGGTGATGTCCTCTGGCGTACATcagaaacgaaaagagataaataaaacgaaaaaagaCACGCTGCTGTCAAAACCCCAGCACAGCGCTCATTCCTTGAGTCCGGCTGGAACACGGCGAGCGACGTCAAGTGTTGTTCGATTCGAAGGTTTCCctacctccctctccctctgtcttcGAGCCCTTTTcgtttccctcctccctaaaaacacacaaagaagggggagggagtggaGGGAGACCTGTGCGTAAAAGGAAGAACGTGGACGGTGCGACGCAACGAAAAGGACGcagcgttttttttttcgctgaTAATTCGAAGGCAGTGGGAGACCTGCGCGGGGCGAAACGCGCTGGGTGTACTGACGCAATTCGTGGCGTCCACATGCGGTGTGCTGTCGTCTTCGATGGCGTGGCAGCTATAAGCAGCCGCCAAAACAAgtaaaaaagaaagagagctCCGGCTGATTCTCTCCTGCTTTTCTTGGGCGTTTGACTCCTCTAAAGGTGCTTCGCTACGCCACACTGTacacctgcgcgtgcgcgcaaaACGCAAGCGCTTGCTTCTCCAGCCCTAGCTGTGCAGCGCAGTTTCAATAGCAGCAGTGACACTGTACCTTCTGTGAGTCTCTCTCCGCTcggctttcctttttttgttgttcgtttttttttttcgcagcACGTTCTTATTACGGGATGTGGTGAACACTAGGAGGTACAATCTCTTTCAGcttgcgcgcacacacaaggtACGGCAACAACTGATAGGGTAGGTTTTGACTGCAGCAGAACAACTGCTCTCTACTCGCTTGCCGGCAGTGGCTGCTCTCTAGGTGGTTGTGTCTCTAGCGTGCgccgtgcagcggcagcgtctggTCAGCAGGCAAGCGATTCCGGCTCTCGTCGTTTTGCGAGTGTGCGATAGCGATGCAGCGCATTCGACttgtgggggtggggcgaaccgccgtcggcgctttGAAGCGGGACGCCATCGATCTGGCACGGGAGGCCCTGGAGCTCGCCTTTGCTGAGGCCAACATCGCTGCCAAAGACGTCGGCGCCCTCATCGCGACCCCCTCGCTCTCGTCTGGGCACTTCATGCAAGCGCACTACCTCGCCACAAAATTCCAGCTCACTGCCGCAAATCCAGCGATGCTGCTCAAAACGATAGACACGGGTGGCGCCAGCCCGatcagcagcatcggcgcgGCGCTAGACTTCTTCCGTCGCATGCCGCGCCTCAACGTAGCTGTAGTGGTGTCGAGCGACGCGGTGCACACTCTGCCAAGTTCCGAGTTCGCGAAACGCTCGAACGAGAGCGTCCCTTCGCCCCACCTTGCAGAGCCGTACATACCACATGGCTACGACTTTTACGCGCAGTGGCAGATGAAGCGGTATGGGTTGAAGCGCGAGCAACTGGCAATGGTGCCGGTGCTCATGAGCGCCATGTCCGTGCGGCACCCGGATGCCATGTGCAGGAAGCGCTACTCCTTGGAGGAAGTGCTCGGAGCTCGCCAAATCGCACCCGTGACGAATCTTCCCGAAtgcgcgcgccgcgcagaCGGTGCGGTCGCAATTGTGCTCGCGCGGGAGGAGCACTACAAGCAGCACCTCGCAGCGGGACCGCTCGACGGCCGCAGACCGTACGTCCTTGGCGTCGGCGAAGCCTCCGGCCCGCTTTACCCGCCAGCCACGCACGAGGAAGTGACGTCTGAGACGTTTTCGTGCCATCGCGCCATGCGCCTGGCGTACGAGGCGACGGGTGGACTCTCCACCTCTGACATCGACTTCTTCGGCTTGTACGACTGCTTCCCGATCTGCCTGATTCGCGCCTTGGAGGCGGCCGGGTTGTgcagggagggcgagggcgggcAGATGGTGGAAGAGGCCTACCgcagggcggcgcagcgtggcggcgatgTGGACCCGAGCGAGTTCCCCATCAATACCCACGGCGGTCTCATGTGCTTCGGAGCGCCATGGGAGGTGCCGGCAATGTACAACGTGGCGGAGGCTGTCGCGCAGTTGGGTGGTCAAGCGGGGCCGCGGCAGGTTCACCCTACCCCGCGACGTGCGCTTGTGtacggcaacggcggcgttTTTTCcgcctcggcggtggcgatcCTCAGCACCGACGCACCGTAGGCCTCTGCAGCCCGCTGCAAGATTTCCCTTTGCTCatgccgtgcgtgcgcactcAACGGCAGTGTGGGGATCCCAACGCACATGTCTTCTGCGTGCGGCCGCCTGAGATTTCACGACACATCGGCTCGCTACCGTCACACTCCTTGTATGGCACTACCTCTTTTTGCTCCGCTCCTGCGAGCGTCCTCTAGTCTTTCGTTTTGGcttccctccacccccccccctttctctcATCTTGCCCGCACCCCGTGGCTGCGACGGTGCAACGGTGCTTATTGCTGTTGACCTCTGCtcgtgtgtgagtgtgcatCGCCGTTGCATGCAGCCAGCCGTTGCTGCCGaacgccaccaccaccaccgcagcacccacagtcctccccccttccccctctctcgcaaGCACTTCCCTCCCTTTGGTAGCCATTGAGGCCTGAAAACATCCGGAACGCCGTCAGAGCTTCCTCTTCTGCGCACGCTTCCCTGTCTCGCTGGCTTAGTCATTTGTCTATGTGAGCGCGCGTGGGCCAAGGAGAAGCGCGGCACTTGGCTACCGTTCATGCGTGCAGGCACGTAGCTCAGTCATGCTGCTCGACTGACACTCCGAGGCAAACACATCCGTGGTGGGTGTTAGTACCACTCCATGACCAAGAGCGGCCTGACGGGTCTTCCCACCCACCTACACCCCTCCTCTTCAATGCCGCAACAGTACGgtccgcccccccctctgccctctctcctcgtctctctgGAAGCGCTTTCAGACTGTAGTAGTAGTAGTGTGGGTGTGCCACCTTCCACGCCCAGTCGACTTTCACCATagagggcgagaggaggacaaaaaaaaagaggagagactGCTGCGCCAAGTGGCAGGGTAGCCGCGCCCCGCATGTGCATCCATTCCACGCGACTACTACGgcctcgcacgcacacacatacgcgcacgccaTCTCCAACGCAACTTTTGGACATCAAAACAAGAAAACGATCccgtgacggcgccgccgcataACGTGAGCATAACAGGAGTGAGAGACAATCATCGGCAAAGATGCGCGCCTCTACGGACGGgccagcggcgcggacggcggcCGATCTCGACAAGATGGATGacaagctgcgccgcctcggcctggACGTGGATcgccccaccaccacgccgccGTTCTTCGCCCTCTCGGTGGCGCACGGCAGTGCGGACTACATTCACTCCATCCGCGCAGCCAAGGCGGAGAAGCAACAGGCACGCCTGGACAGGTtggcgcggctggcggccgctgcagagAAGCAGCAATCATCGAGCTCTGtcgccgttgttgttgctgctgctgcgtcgtcaAGGGCTGGCGCTGTCACGGACACCTCCCGCGCGGATCATACGGCTGTGGGGGACAAGGCGTTGCTCGCGAGCGACGTTGCCGATGCCGCCTTGCGAGCGAGTGAGAAGAGCAAGAGCGACCTCGCGCAGCAACTCCGAACGGAGCGGATGCTGAAGGTCGCCGTGGTCCACCAGCAGAGCCTCACGGAGGAGCGCGACCAGCTGGTTTCCATGCTACCGTCAAGCAACGCGGTGCCACACTCGCTGAAGGTCACGGCGCCAGAGTGGCGGGAGCGCAAGCGTCAGGAAGCGGTAGTGTGGtgtgcagcggtggcgcgagGGCTGGCTGAGTTGGCCATGGAGGTGTCCGACAACCGACACCTGCCTGCCACGGGGCTTTGCGGGCGACCCGTGTACCGGCTGCACCAAGACCTGCCCGTTAcgcagtggcggcagtggctggAGAAGCTGGTGTTTCCTATGTCGCTGTcaaccgccgcagcggagatCAAGCGACGCAGCGATGACGGAGCTGCCGGCACCGACAGCGAAGTCGCTGACTCCTCAGTCTTAAGGAGtgcagatgcgcagcagTCGCTACTGCAGCAGACGCTCGACGCCAGCCTGCAGCTCGAAGCGGCGAAGTGCATCACATCGGCGACTGAGGCCGAGGCGCAGGAAGCCGTGCGAGCGCAAGCGGAGGCCGTGACGTGTGTCCTGGCTAAGCTGCATGCAGAAGTGGCGCGTCAGCGCAAGGCCGCCGAGGAGACTGTGCGGCTGGCCGCTGACGAGGCCAACCTCCCTGCTCCACAGGCCGCAGAGGGTGATGTAGGTGTCACTGGCACTCTTCACCGCGAGGAACTAGTGCCGGGGTGGGCGCAGCggatgccgccggcggcgtgcctCGTCTATGGAGACGACCTCAGCGGCGCCCGACTCCTGGCTGAAACGATCgaagtgtgtgtgcagcGCAAAtcgcatcagcagcagccccctTCACAGTCGCCacatcgccggcttgccgCATCGCGCCAATACTCGCTCGGGGCTGGAGAGGGCGCTGAAACCAGCGCAGTTGATTTTTCGTCCATTACACTCTCGTCCACTGCGCcgacctccgccgccgcaccggtAGAGGAGCTCTTCTCCCACTTTGTAGTGAGCGAAATCGGTGTCGAGAGCATCGACCCCTCGTTGGTAGAGGGGGGTGCGGTGGCTACGTACGTCACCCCGCGCACGCTGCTCGGAAACAGTGCGCTGGGTGctagcggcggcgatgcgaagcGAAGCGGCTCTGCAGGGCGTTCACAgcgggcgcagcagcactcttcgggtggcggcggcaaccctggtggcggtggcggcgcatcTCAGGGggtcgccaccaccgcccgccccggcaccagcagcaacaccgccTCCCGCTTCAGTCAGCGGGTGAATGCGGTGTCCGCGGAATGCCGACGGGAGAGCGAGCAGCTGATCGAAGCTGTCGTAAGGGAAGTGGTACGAGTGCATCGCCACAACTTGGGCGTCTTGGCTGGTGATCGCATGCTGTCGTGGGTGCCGAAGCCAACGgcccccgccctcgcccCTGCTGCCGGCTCGGTGGCCACAGCAGAGGAAATCAGCCAGCCcaacgcggcggcgttgggGTCTGTGCCGCTTCGCACGCTCTTCCTCGTCGGTTTCTCCGACTCCGCTTCCTTCGTTGAAGTGCTAGCGCGGCGGCTGAGgcaggcgacggcagcggcggagacggagcTGATGGAGATGGAGGGTCGTCGGCGtgccgccgagcagcaggcagcggtcgccgctgcagcggccgagTCGAGCAAGCAGCGCACGTCGCCGCCAGTAAAGGGGGCGAAAGGTGCGTCACCTGGGCCGCCGCGCTCCAAGAGCAACCGACTTGCCAAGACTGTGGCCGGCGTGGAAGAGCAGGCCGTATCTGCCATGGTAGAGGAGCTTCAAGCCACgatggcgatgccgccgctcgGAGTGCTGGCAACCTTCCTCGTCTACGACCTTCCGacacgccagcggcggctcgAGGTGGCATCGTTCGCGacagacgcggcggcagcgcagcgggccagcggcgacgactgcGAAGATGACCTCAACAACTTT harbors:
- a CDS encoding putative lysyl-tRNA synthetase, whose product is MSSLEELRKQIEAIASQIADNKKTKGTDSDEYKSLVKQMGMLRSQLPQDEKKAKKDKTVEPSYFESRLAMVKEMGLLGAAYPHKYHRQYTIPQYRRKYAPLLTEPDTSLDETVTIAGRIINKRSSGSKLHFITIQGDMETVQVISALTDYIDQSKFAEIHSKLKRGDIIGIAGRPSLSKSSEFSLKATEITLLSTCYHMLPDDYFGLSSFEQRFRQRYLDFIVNRDNIKTFIQRANIIKYIRKFFDERDFVEVETPMLNQIAGGAAARPFVTHHNDLNQTMFLRIAPELYLKELVVGGMDRVYEIGKQFRNEGIDLTHNPEFTSCEAYWAYMDYHDWMTATEDLLYGLAMELHGSPIVRYAPKDSEGKPLPEVTFNFNKPFKRLHIIPELEKRLQVSFDNVDFESDAGIQFLMDLCEKHKADCPPPYTAPRLLDALIAEFLEPECHDPCFICDHPRVMSPLAKWHRNDPRLTERFELFVNKKELANAYTELNNPIVQREEFVKQLRNRDKGDDESMEIDEGFVAALEHALPPTGGWGLGIDRLVMFLTSQSNIKEVLLFPAMKPEGKNAISYPPGTMLNGQGVPLL
- a CDS encoding putative nonspecific lipid-transfer protein, translated to MQRIRLVGVGRTAVGALKRDAIDLAREALELAFAEANIAAKDVGALIATPSLSSGHFMQAHYLATKFQLTAANPAMLLKTIDTGGASPISSIGAALDFFRRMPRLNVAVVVSSDAVHTLPSSEFAKRSNESVPSPHLAEPYIPHGYDFYAQWQMKRYGLKREQLAMVPVLMSAMSVRHPDAMCRKRYSLEEVLGARQIAPVTNLPECARRADGAVAIVLAREEHYKQHLAAGPLDGRRPYVLGVGEASGPLYPPATHEEVTSETFSCHRAMRLAYEATGGLSTSDIDFFGLYDCFPICLIRALEAAGLCREGEGGQMVEEAYRRAAQRGGDVDPSEFPINTHGGLMCFGAPWEVPAMYNVAEAVAQLGGQAGPRQVHPTPRRALVYGNGGVFSASAVAILSTDAP